In Myxococcales bacterium, the DNA window TTGAAAATCTCTGCCAGGCTGGGTCGGGGAAGCGCCAGTGCGATTGCGAGTGCAAACATGAGCAGTTGCTGAAACTTCATGCGGCAAGGCTCAATGATACGACACCGAAGCAGAATCGCGCAGTCGCCAATAGGCCGTGGCGCCGAGAAGCGTGAGCAGGAACGCGATTCCGACGGGGCCGAGGCTGGGAACCAGAATGGCGGGGCCCCCAATCTTGAAGGCGTTCTGGCTGATTGCACCCGTGACGTAGACATTGCCACTTGCGTCCACTGCAATACCCCAAGGTTGAAC includes these proteins:
- a CDS encoding SBBP repeat-containing protein, which encodes MTVRSIRLWLLVLTPFLLLVSSAPRAAVFNVTKSADAPESLLPGAIMQIIDAMGDGYGNSLVQPWGIAVDASGNVYVTGAISQNAFKIGGPAILVPSLGPVGIAFLLTLLGATAYWRLRDSASVSYH